From the genome of Haloarcula taiwanensis:
TTCCGAGGACCGGAGGTCGTTTGCCTCGCTGATCGGCGCGGTAGCGCGGCTGTTCTCGCTGTACGACTGCAGCATATTCTCCCCGAGGCCACGGCTCCCGTCTCTGGGCTCGTCGATCATGACGACCGCCGACCCGTTGACGACTTGCGTAAATCCACCTTCGGCCCTGTTGTTCCCCTGTAGCGAGTTCGCAATCTCGTCGAGTGAGTATTCGATGAGTATATACCGGTTTTGCGAGGCATCGACAGGGCTGACAAAGCCAACGACTGGGCCGGAGTTTGTCTGATACACATCGGAGACGACGACATCGCTTGCCGTCTCGAAGTCGGTACCGGCAAGCCACCCCCTGCTCGTCGATTCGAGGGGTGAGTTGGTCAGTACCTGTGAGTTAGATGTGCTGGCGACAACTTGAGACTGGGCGGCGTTTCGTTCGATCAGATGGATATCAGCAGCGTCTGCCGACAAGGCGGCTTTCCGATTGTTGAGTTCGATATTGATATCGTCGGCATCGCTACTGGCCCAGATGTCATCTGAGGAGACGAATTGAGTCGATAGACGGTTTCGGTCTACCCACTGTGACAGGATGTCCGCTTCCTGTGCGGCGGCGTTCTGGTAGTCACTCAGAACCTGTTGTTCAGTGTAATCTCTGACTTGTTCTGTCGCGGCAAGGCCGATGAGCCCAACCGACAGCGCCATGATGAAGAGAACGATGCCGAATTTGAGTGCGAAGTTCCGCCGGATGAAATCCGGGACAACTGTCGCCAAAATCCCACCGGAGGCGTTCGAATCGGTCTCTGAACTGTCTGGTATCTGTGTGTCTCCTGAACTCATAGTTAGTTTCCTCCAAGCGAACAGTTCGCCGCTGGGTCGCTATCGCACGCGTACTGTACGTCCGCTGGTTCCCCGACCAGCTCGTAGTAGGTACCATAGGATTGCTGTATCTCCGACTTTCCTCTCACAACCGGCACCTGACGCATCGCCTGATGATCACAAGCTCGAAGCGTCTGCGGTCCGAGGCCGGCGTCGTACTCGTACCCTTCGAGCGCTCTGATGACATCGATCGGGTTGAACGTTCCCGCGCGCTCGACTGCGCTGGCGTATTGCAACGTTTGCGTATATGCGATATGTGCTGGCCCTGATGGAGTGGCTGATTTCGAGGAACCAGTCGAACTGCCGTACTCCTTACGGAACGCCTCTCGGAAGGTATTGGACAGCGGCGAGTTGATTGCCGGACTCCAGGCGACAGTTCCGATAACGCCCTCTATCGCATCGCCTGCGGTCTGGGCAATATCCTTCGAAGCCATCGGAAGAACGATATTCGACTCCGGGAACTCATCTCGGAACGCCCGGAGTGCGTTTACTGCGTCAAGGCCCCCGAGTCCAAGCACAATCACGTCGAAATCGACCGATTTGATGTCTGCTGCGTACTGGGAGTAGTCGCTTGTCCCGACCTGTGCGGTCGTGTCCCAGACAGGTGCCCAGCCGATATCTCCGAGGGCTGCATCCATATCATCCCGGAGCGTCTGTCCCCAGTCGCTGTCCTGAAAGATTTTGACGTAATTGACGTCGTCTCCGAACTCGGTACTGAGTGCCGGGGCCAGCGCCTTTGCCGCCATGCGGTTGTTGAATATCTCGCGGAAGGAGTACCGGTTACAGTCGGCCCCCGTCAGCGAGTTTGTGTTGGCCATCGTCGCCATGTACACGACTTGGTTCTTCGCGGCTACCTTCTGATTAGCCAGGCCGGAACTGCTGGACGTACCGCCAGCAAGCATAATCACTTCCTCGCTATCAACAAGCCGCTGTGCGTTACGCCGAGCGGTATCTGAATTGCCACCCGTGTCTTCGACAGCGAATTCGACATCCTTATCGAGAAGACCGTCACCGTCAAGAGGCGACTCGTACTTCTCGCTCGTTACCCACCCACCGCCGTTGTTAATGTGCTTGACAGCGAGTTTGAACCCCCGGAGTTCCTGCTTGCCGGCAGTTGAGTACGCCCCAGAGGAAGCGATGTTGAAACCAAATGTCACCGAATCCCCGGACACCGGAAAGTTTCCAACCGCTGTTGGGGTCGGTGTCCCATCTCCATCTGTTCCGGCCTCGCTGCCACCACAGCCTGCAAGTCCGGCCAACCCGGCCGCACCAATCGAACGGAGTAGGTTCCGCCTAGAGACCGACGGTCCACCTCCATCTCTCCCTGAATCCATACTGCCGTGTCTTAATTAGTATAGCACATAAACTTTTGGAGAAAACTTATACTGCCTATAAGCTGTGGCGAAAAATACGACCTTACGCGCTCCACTGCAGTAAGGAGAGACTAACAAAGCCGTCTGGCGGCTGGTTCTCCGGGATTTATACCCAGTCAGTGAGCAACGTCGGATATGACGGAGTTAGTTACGTTCGGTGAGACAATGTTGCGGTTGTCGCCACCCGACGACGAGCGACTGGAGACCGCAGACCAGTACACTGTCAGAGCAGCCGGCGCAGAGTCAAACGTTGCGGTCGCTGCGCAGCGGCTTGGACTCGATGCACTGTGGGCCTCAAAACTCCCCGATTCGCCGGTCGGTCGACGAGTCACAGGAGAACTCAAGCACCACGGCGTGTCGGTCGATATCGCTTGGGACGACGCGGACAGCGCCCGACAGGGAACCTACTATCTAGAACAGGGTAGTCCACCGCGTGGGAACGATGTCATCTACGACCGTCAAAACGCCAGTGTCACAACCGCCACACCGGCGGAGCTTCCAACCGAGACTATCGCAGACGCCGCGGGGTTCCATACCTCGGGTATCACACCGGCGCTGTCGGAGACGCTCAAATCGACTACTGCTGACCTCCTCTCGCTCGCACAGGACGCGGGTACGACCACGAGCTTCGACCTGAACTACCGCTCGAAGCTCTGGACGCCAGCCGAAGCCCGTTCAGTCCTGACCGAGCTATTCCCGTCTGTCGACGTGCTCGTCGTCGCAGAACGGGACGCGAACGTCGTGCTGGACCGGACTGGCGACCCGGAAACGATTGCTCGGGACCTTGCTGCCGAGTACGGGTTCGAAGCGACAGTGATTACCCGCGGCAGCGACGGGGCGCTCGCGCTCGCTGACGGGACCGTAACGGAGCAGCCGACCTTCGAGTCGACCGATGCACATCCGGTCGGCACTGGCGATTCCTTTGTCGGCGGCTTCCTCTCGCAGTACCTCTCCGGTGGCTCCGTTGCAGACGGGCTTGCCTGGGGGGCCGCGACGGCCGCACTCAAACGGACGATTCCGGGCGACATTGCCGTTGTGTCCCCCGACGAAATCCGCTCGATTCTCAGCGGCGACACGGAAGCGATTTCGCGGTAGCTACGCCGTCCAGCAAGCTTCTTATCCCTTCGCGGGGAACGGCAGGATATGATTAACTATGAACGCTGTAAACTGTGGCTCCCCGGAGACGGAGGTCACAATGCGTAGCGCGAAGATCGTCTGTACTCTCGGTCCCGCGTCGGATTCAGTCGACGACATCGCGTCACTTGCAAAAGCCGGGATGTCCGTTGCCAGACTGAACGCGAGCCACGGTTCGCCGGAACACCGCCGTGAGATGATTGATCGAATCCGTGAGGTAGACGAAGCGGTCGAGGAGCCGGTCGCGGCCATGCTTGATATGCCAGGACCGGAGGTCCGCACCGCAGAGATCGACGAACCGATTCAGCTCACGGAAGGGTCTACCATCCGGTACGTCGTCGGTGACGACGCGACGCCGGAAGAGGTCGGTCTCTCGCAGTCGATTACCGCAGTCGAGCCGGGTGATCGCGTGCTGCTTGATGACGGACGCATCGAAACGACTGTCGAGCGCGTCGATGATGATACAGTGTTTGCGACCGTTGAGAACGGCGGCAAGCTGTCCGCCCGCAAAGGCGTCAACGTTCCCGGTGTCGAACTCGACCTGCCGACCATCACGGAGAACGACAGACAGGAACTCGACGTGGCCGCCGAGAAAGAACCCGACTTCGTGGCCGCGTCGTTCGTCCGCGACGGCGAGGACATCTACGAGATCAGCCAGGCCCTCGAAGAGCGCGGCGTCGACATCCCCATCATCGCCAAGATCGAACGAGCCGGGGCCGTCGAGAACCTCGATTCGATCATCGACGAGGCCTATGGCGTGATGGTCGCCCGCGGTGACCTCGGTGTGGAGTGCCCGCTCGAGGATGTCCCGATCATTCAAAAGCGCATCATCCGCCGGTGTCACGAGGCTGGTGTTCCCGTCATCACGGCCACCGAGATGCTTGACTCGATGGTCCACTCCCGGCGGCCGACCCGTGCAGAGGCATCGGACGTGGCAAACGCAGTTCTTGACGGCACGGATGCAGTGATGCTCTCTGGCGAGACGGCCATCGGCGACCATCCGACCCGCGTCGTCGAGACCATGGACCGGATCATCCGTGATGTCGAGGGCAGCGAGGAGTACGCCGAGTCCCGCGAACAGCGCGTGCCAAACGCCGGTGATACCCGAACGGACGCGCTCGCGCGCTCCGGTCGGTTCCTCGCCCGCGACATCGGCGCGTCGGCGATTGTCGCGGCGTCCGAGTCCGGCTACACCGCGCTGAAATCGGCGAAGTACCGGCCGTCGATCCCCATCGTCGCGTCGACGCCGAGCGAGCGCGTCCGCCGGAAGCTCGCGCTTTCGTGGGGTATCACGCCCGTAACGACCGAGTACACTACCGAGGGCGCTGACGCCGTCATCCAGACGGCAGTTCAGGCGGCCCTCGACACCGAGGCCGCGGACAGCGGTGACACGGTCGTCGTCCTCTCTGGAATGATGACCGAACTGGAGGGGATGAACACGGCGAATATGCTGAAAGTCCACGTCGCGGCCGAAACGGTCACCAGCGGTCGCTCCATCGTCGACGGGTTAGTGACCGGTCCTGTCCATCGGATTTCGACAGCACCGCCCCGGGAGTCGCCGGGCGATCTCTCAAACGTCCCCGACGGGGCGATCTTGGCTGTTCCGGAGGGATTCGACGGCGAATTCGTCGGCGACACCAGCCACATCGGCGGCATCATCGACGGCCACGAGGGTGTCACGAGCTACGCGGCCATCGTTGCCCGTGAGCTTTCGATTCCGATGATATCGAACGCGGACCTGCCTGATACGGTCTCCGACGGGGCGACTGTCACACTGGATTCCGAACGCGGCGTCGTCTACGAAGAGGCCGTTGGACGAGAGGACATCTCGGGCAGAGAGCGAGACTACTAATCGCAGTAGAATCTGTGTAGTTAAGTATCGGTGGGGCAACCCTTCGACCAGCATGGGCGCTTACGCAGGGGTCGACCTCGGAGCGACACATATTCGGGCTGTTATCGGTGACGAGACGGGCTCGATAGTCGAGTCACACAAAACTGAGACACCGCGTGGACCGGCAGGTATCGCGGTCACGGAAGCGGTCCTCGACGCGATTCGGCAGGCCTGCGACGCTGCTGATATCGCCCCGACAGACGTGATTGCCGCCGGTATCGGGTCCTTCGGTCCGATGGATCTGGCTGAAGGCGTCGTGGAAAACCCAGCAAACCTTCCAGACACCATCGACCGGATTCCGCTGACCGGGCCGGTCGAGAACCTCATCGGCAGCGAGCGGGTCTCGTTGCACAACGACGCCAACGCCGGCGTCATTGGCGAACGGTTTTATTCGGACCGAAGCCCCGATGACATGGTGTATCTCACTATCTCCTCCGGAGTCGGCGCTGGAGTCGCTGTCGACGGGAACATCCTCTCAGGCTGGGACGGCAACGCCGGGGAAGTCGGCCACTTGACGATTGACCCGCACGGGTTCATGACCTGTGGCTGCGGACACGACGGCCACTGGGAAGCGTACTGCTCGGGCGAGAACATCCCGCGGTATGCCACACAGCTCCACCGAGAGGACCCTGTCGAGACGGCACTCCCAATCGAGACAGAGGAGTTTTCTGCGGCGGATATCTTCGAGTACGCCGGCGAAGACGAGTTCGCCTCACACGTTCTCGATCAGATCTGTCACTGGAACGCAATCGGCGTTGCTAACATTGTCCACGCGTACGCGCCCCTCGTGGTTTACGTTGGCGGGGCCGTTGCGCTCAATAACCCTGAGCAGGTGCTAGACCCCATCCGGGACCGACTTGATGACATGGTGATGTCGAACATTCCGGATATCCAGTTGACGCAGTTTGGCGACGATGTCGTGGTTCGCGGCGCACTGGCGTCCGCGCTGACTGGCGGCACAGGCGACCCGTCACAGCGCGTCTGAAAAGCGTCGACAAAACCGCACCGTCGCGTTACTGTTGCAGGTCGTACAGCCGCCGGAAGGCCGTCGGAGGGAACCGCGGCTCGACACGGCTCGGCGGACGTCCCTGCCCGTTGGTGACTGTCGCCTCGACACGGTCGACGACGCCGGATTCCGCCATTTCATAGAGGAACCGCTTGACGGTCCCGGCGGAGAGCTCGACTGATTCTGCCGACGCAATCGCCTCAGTCGTCGCCGTTACCGAAGAGCGTTCGCCCTCCTCTAAGTCGATGAGTTCTCTGAGGACCGCCTGCCGGTTCGTCGGCAGAGAGAGGACGATGCCCAGCGACACACAGGGGTCGGGAACTTCCCCGATAGCCGCGTCGACGTTGGCCTGTGTGATGCGGTCCTGACCCCGCTCCTCGGCTAACTCTGCAGCAATAAACAGCGCGGCAAGGGCATCGTGGGCGTTTCCGTCTGCCCAGTCGGCGATATGCCTCGCCAGACTGTGGTCGAGCCCCTGCTGAGCCAGCCCGTTCGAAGCTCTGGTCATCAACACGTCGACGAGCATCTGCCGTTGATAGCGGTCGATACTGATCGACTCCGCGGTGTACCGTGTCAGTTCAGTCGCCGACGGGTCGTCGCGACCGATAGCCAGCCAGCTGACGTTGCTCGGTAAGCCAGCAAACAGGTCAACGAGGTCCGGTGCCTGGATACTCTCCGGTTCGCTGATGTGGTCGACTGCAATGACGATCCCCGTGCGTTGCTCTCGGACGAGGTCGTGGAGCCGTGATTTGAGCGTCTCCGTCCCAATTCCGTGTTCCGGCACCGATTCGTCAACGAGTGCGTCCAAGATTGCGTGGTAGAACGCAAACTCGCTTGCGGTCTCTCTGGCGTTCACATAGACGAACGACGGAGAGGTCGGTGGCTGTGCACGGGTCGTCGTGTGGATGATCGCCTGTTGCTCCGTCGGGAGCTGTTCTAAGTTGGCGAACAGCGCCGTGATAACCGCGGACTTCCCTGAACCGTGGGGGCCGTACACGTACGCGTTGGGCGGAAGCTGGCCATCAAACACCGGATCGAGGTGGTCGAGCAGCCGTTCGAGGACCGGACCTCGGTCGGCCGGCTCCTCTATGTGGACGACCGGTGAGATGGACTCGTAATCCTGAATGAGCCGTGGCTCACCGTTCCGGCGTTGTCGACGCTTGATTCTCG
Proteins encoded in this window:
- a CDS encoding pyruvate kinase, translated to MRSAKIVCTLGPASDSVDDIASLAKAGMSVARLNASHGSPEHRREMIDRIREVDEAVEEPVAAMLDMPGPEVRTAEIDEPIQLTEGSTIRYVVGDDATPEEVGLSQSITAVEPGDRVLLDDGRIETTVERVDDDTVFATVENGGKLSARKGVNVPGVELDLPTITENDRQELDVAAEKEPDFVAASFVRDGEDIYEISQALEERGVDIPIIAKIERAGAVENLDSIIDEAYGVMVARGDLGVECPLEDVPIIQKRIIRRCHEAGVPVITATEMLDSMVHSRRPTRAEASDVANAVLDGTDAVMLSGETAIGDHPTRVVETMDRIIRDVEGSEEYAESREQRVPNAGDTRTDALARSGRFLARDIGASAIVAASESGYTALKSAKYRPSIPIVASTPSERVRRKLALSWGITPVTTEYTTEGADAVIQTAVQAALDTEAADSGDTVVVLSGMMTELEGMNTANMLKVHVAAETVTSGRSIVDGLVTGPVHRISTAPPRESPGDLSNVPDGAILAVPEGFDGEFVGDTSHIGGIIDGHEGVTSYAAIVARELSIPMISNADLPDTVSDGATVTLDSERGVVYEEAVGREDISGRERDY
- a CDS encoding AAA family ATPase; its protein translation is MDIEARIKRRQRRNGEPRLIQDYESISPVVHIEEPADRGPVLERLLDHLDPVFDGQLPPNAYVYGPHGSGKSAVITALFANLEQLPTEQQAIIHTTTRAQPPTSPSFVYVNARETASEFAFYHAILDALVDESVPEHGIGTETLKSRLHDLVREQRTGIVIAVDHISEPESIQAPDLVDLFAGLPSNVSWLAIGRDDPSATELTRYTAESISIDRYQRQMLVDVLMTRASNGLAQQGLDHSLARHIADWADGNAHDALAALFIAAELAEERGQDRITQANVDAAIGEVPDPCVSLGIVLSLPTNRQAVLRELIDLEEGERSSVTATTEAIASAESVELSAGTVKRFLYEMAESGVVDRVEATVTNGQGRPPSRVEPRFPPTAFRRLYDLQQ
- a CDS encoding ABC transporter leucine-binding protein, which produces MSGDSVTFGFNIASSGAYSTAGKQELRGFKLAVKHINNGGGWVTSEKYESPLDGDGLLDKDVEFAVEDTGGNSDTARRNAQRLVDSEEVIMLAGGTSSSSGLANQKVAAKNQVVYMATMANTNSLTGADCNRYSFREIFNNRMAAKALAPALSTEFGDDVNYVKIFQDSDWGQTLRDDMDAALGDIGWAPVWDTTAQVGTSDYSQYAADIKSVDFDVIVLGLGGLDAVNALRAFRDEFPESNIVLPMASKDIAQTAGDAIEGVIGTVAWSPAINSPLSNTFREAFRKEYGSSTGSSKSATPSGPAHIAYTQTLQYASAVERAGTFNPIDVIRALEGYEYDAGLGPQTLRACDHQAMRQVPVVRGKSEIQQSYGTYYELVGEPADVQYACDSDPAANCSLGGN
- a CDS encoding 2-keto-3-deoxygluconate kinase, translating into MTELVTFGETMLRLSPPDDERLETADQYTVRAAGAESNVAVAAQRLGLDALWASKLPDSPVGRRVTGELKHHGVSVDIAWDDADSARQGTYYLEQGSPPRGNDVIYDRQNASVTTATPAELPTETIADAAGFHTSGITPALSETLKSTTADLLSLAQDAGTTTSFDLNYRSKLWTPAEARSVLTELFPSVDVLVVAERDANVVLDRTGDPETIARDLAAEYGFEATVITRGSDGALALADGTVTEQPTFESTDAHPVGTGDSFVGGFLSQYLSGGSVADGLAWGAATAALKRTIPGDIAVVSPDEIRSILSGDTEAISR
- a CDS encoding glucokinase; protein product: MGAYAGVDLGATHIRAVIGDETGSIVESHKTETPRGPAGIAVTEAVLDAIRQACDAADIAPTDVIAAGIGSFGPMDLAEGVVENPANLPDTIDRIPLTGPVENLIGSERVSLHNDANAGVIGERFYSDRSPDDMVYLTISSGVGAGVAVDGNILSGWDGNAGEVGHLTIDPHGFMTCGCGHDGHWEAYCSGENIPRYATQLHREDPVETALPIETEEFSAADIFEYAGEDEFASHVLDQICHWNAIGVANIVHAYAPLVVYVGGAVALNNPEQVLDPIRDRLDDMVMSNIPDIQLTQFGDDVVVRGALASALTGGTGDPSQRV